The Leguminivora glycinivorella isolate SPB_JAAS2020 chromosome 17, LegGlyc_1.1, whole genome shotgun sequence genome has a window encoding:
- the LOC125235642 gene encoding uncharacterized protein LOC125235642 isoform X2, with the protein MSATLETSWKQKVVDSIEIPILTRCCFCFPLRKGLIAFAYGNLILTLVVTGFLSFYISYLRNEGITDPSEFPRLIADTTALVMETVMTVAFIVALHKKHVILMKVYLYFEIVFSIIGFAYSLAFMTKETASELFLILFQLMLQIYLVILIWSSIVKMERDGTVKYTRERDPA; encoded by the exons ACAGAAGGTGGTAGACTCGATAGAAATCCCAATCCTCACAAGATGCTGCTTCTGCTTCCCACTACGAAAAGGACTGATCGCCTTCGCATATGGAAACCTG ATCCTGACACTAGTAGTGACAGGTTTCCTGTCATTCTACATCTCGTACCTGAGGAATGAGGGCATCACAGACCCTTCGGAGTTTCCCCGCCTCATAGCAGACACCACAGCTTTGGTGATGGAGACAGTTATGACTGTGGCATTCATCGTGGCGTTACATAAG AAACACGTGATCCTGATGAAGGTGTACCTGTACTTCGAGATCGTATTCTCCATCATCGGGTTCGCATACAGCCTGGCGTTTATGACCAAGGAGACTGCCAGCGAGCTGTTTCTCATACTCTTCCAACTCA TGCTTCAGATCTACCTAGTGATCCTAATTTGGAGCTCAATCGTCAAGATGGAGCGAGACGGCACCGTCAAGTACACGAGAGAAAGAGATCCTGCCTAA